From the Pleurodeles waltl isolate 20211129_DDA chromosome 6, aPleWal1.hap1.20221129, whole genome shotgun sequence genome, the window aagattcagccattgttattatggcataaagtctggacctcggaacacactagttttaataaggccatcctgtccgactgtacgaagtcattatactcatcaagggtaccatggttaaaatacatcatgACCTTTTTTGGAAAATTGGGCATTAAAGACTATTATACAAACCCTGTCTCGTTGCAGAAGATATCTAGGAAAGACCTGAGTAAACTGGCATTAAAAcatctagaagacatacgttggggtGTGGAATCCCAAAAAACTTCAGTCATTCACatccaaataattttgacggctgagggcatgcagccttacttgaCAAATATGGTTctccctcgccaccgttatgttcttactagacttaggctagatacgtttcaCCGCCTAGTTTCATTCCCAACtatgaacgattggtccaccttgttaaaaccatgcccttgtgatgcaaaaacaccgcaatccacaatccatgtggttttattttgtaatttctactcctaccagaggaagcgcctagttgtcccacttttaaggaaaatcaatctccccaatgtcgcacagcctacgcctgtctccagtcactatcttctttagagacaTGTGGGATCgtagctaattttttatgttctgtattaaagataaggaaaaccATGGGGGATGCAACCGAAATATAATCTACTGTGACAGATCTCTTTTATTGCTGTGTGTTCTTatcacatttttatttgttttacctacttgactttttattgtatattgaaatgtatgtaccataactggagatctttttatgattgttatgtcttttatgacttgatgaaagtcgaataaagattttgtactactactataGTAATATCCAACCCCACTCTGTCTTCTTTTAAATATGTTAaccctactcttctactgcagccttggGTATAAGAAAATATTCTTAattctttttatttaacacctttcttaatttattttttcagaCTCTTGCACTTTTTCTCTTAATAGTGTCTTCCagtctttttgttttttcaaaaatctTTTCAGCAGCTTTTCATCCCATACTGTCTTTAGGATAACATCATGGGGACTCAGATATTTCTAATTTCGGGTCAATAAAATCCAGCAATGATGCACTTAATGCTTGATTTGTGTAGTAAGTACATTCAGGCACAGAATACCCTCAACAAGGCACCCTATTGACTTTTTACCTTCTTGGTGTCTGCTGATCTTCTTCTTTTGTGTCCTCTATTCCATTTGATTCTGTCTCCTCAGTAATAGTTGGTGGTATATGTTCAGCTGGCAAACTTGATCTCACTTTCTTCCGCCCATAGTTTAATGGTCATTCAGCATCATGTGTGAGTTTTCTCAAACCTGCATTTGTTCCTTCACCTTGATTATCTGCTCGTTCCAGTGATGTCTCAACTGCTGTCTCAAGCTGAGCTCTTGTTTGTTCTTCTTCAGAATCTTCCACACTTCAGTTAATGATATTACAGGAACTTGGACTGGTGTTACAGTTTGTAATTCTTCACCTCTATCTCCTTCTTGCAGTAGTACTATGTGTGGTGTTGCTATCACGAGTATCCTTAATTTGTTTTGCAGAATACTGTTTCTACATAGGGACAGCTTACTCTGTCTGTATGTGACACATGCACCCAATTCACATTCCCAGTGCACTTAGCAGCAGTTTTCATTATTAAAATGATCTGGAAGGGGCCTTTCCATCTTGGTTCCCAACAAGACTTTCGCATGTGCTTCACTATCAACACCAATTTACTGGGACTGAGGTTGTGGCACTGTTCCTGATGAGTATTTGCGGTAACAGCTtcaacctggtgagagacagaaCACACCCCATCGGCTAATCCTTTGCATTAAATGAGcatcatgtcatctgtgatgttaacaagtgcatttgcaggtaaagCAGGCAGTTTCATTGCACAACCCTTAAGGATCTCATGTGGTGATGAACCTGTTCCCCTTTCAGGTGTACTTCAGAGGCTTGTTCCGCCTCTGCTCCCACCTCCCTCTCTGGGGGCTCATAACAAGACACTCTTTAAGTAAACGCATGCAAAAAGTCAACAACCTAATCATGGGTCTTCTGCTAGATGTCCAATGTATTACCGAAATATGGCTTAACCCTGGTGTAATCACAATTTAGTCGATGCCCCTCCCCCTGGACACACGAGCAACAAGACAGAACAGAAAGACAAGATGGTGGAATAGCCATCCTCTTCATTGACAGCTCCCAATGCAGCTCCTTTGAACATACACTCTCTCAAGGGAGCAGAAATCTTAGAATTCTGCTTTAAGATCAACCCTTCCCAATCCTGGCTGGCTGCCTACTCTATCACACTGTGGCCCAGCAGCCTCTTTCATAACCACATTAGGAGAGGCACTTGCCGCACTCATGCTCCATTACTCCAACTTCACCACCCTGAGACACTTCAGCCTTCATTTTGACGATCCGAACAACTCAGAAGCAACCAATCTTTGAAACACCCCAAAGATAATAGGGCTCCTCATACTGATAACCGCTCCCACCCATTTGTTGGGACATACCCTCAATGGGATCTGCACAAACCTTTCCAAGTTAGCAActgttaggcttttcatccttgccctggtctcccttgactttttgcctctgtgtcccatgctggactctgtttttggtgttttggttactctgggcactttaccactgctaaccagtgctaaagcgcaagtgctcctataaaaaatgtgtatgtaattggttcatccatgattggcatatttgatttactggtaagtcccttgtacagtgcactagaggtacccagggcccgtaaatcaaatgctactagtgggcttgcagcactggttgtgccacccacaatagtagcgcagtaaacatggctcagacctgccactgcagtgtctgtgtgtgcagttttaaactgctaattcaacttggcaagtatacccacttgccaggcctaaaccttcctttttctgacATGTAAGAGACCCCTACGGtgggcccgaggtagccccatgggcagggtgcagtgtatgtttaaggtcatTTAAGGTCGTTTAAAATCATCtgggcatctgattcacattaaatATAGGTTTTTCACATATTCTGTGGCACCATCTGTGCTTGATTGACCTGCATCATTGTAGCCTGTGACTGCaatggcacttgcatttgctgaaaGGGTATGTTTGCACTTTCACTTGATTTCCTCTTTGCATTTGACTATCTCAATTCAATCTCTTTGGATTAAACCTACACTCCTTATTCCAGTGCTCAATTTTGTTACAGAAATAACAAGGTGTTGATTTCTTCAAAGCTGCAATATCTATACCAGAATTTAGATCAATCAGAACACCTCTACCTCTATCCTATGTGACAACCACTCCTCCTTGAGCACCTTGAGTTCCACCTTGTAACCCAACACCCTGCATTCCATTTGGGTTTTCTGCAAACAAGGGATTCTGGAAATCCTTCTGAGCCAGCTTTCTTTGTGCAAGCATGGAATTCACTTTGAGCTTAGTGCTTCATTTCTTGCTGTCACTAGAGAGTCTTATATAGCCCAGGGTTTGTCAGTCAGCAAATCACATTCTTTCGTCTTTGCacactaatctctggtctcaacccaagAAAAAAGTGTGACACAAAGAACCTCATATTCCTCTTTATCTAATTTTCTTGTCCACTGTGTTGTTTGAACACTCATAataggcatacactgactattTTGCCTCTTGTGAAGTCTGATTAATCTTCAATTAATTAATATCTTTGGCTGGAACCTTGCCTTTCAGAAAAGTAATTACATCATCATATTTAACCTTTACTTTAGGAGACAGTACACAACTATGCATTTCTCTTGGAGGTTCCAAACTTGGCCATTGTACAGCTATTGTACTGTCATCCCACAGATCATTAAGCTCTACAGTAGTAAAGAATGTACTTGTAGGTTATTATGTGTTGTGGGAGtaagtcctcaccatgtaatactgtcacaataccccagagatggttcttgtattcacactagtaaatctttAGCTCAGCCCTGTTAGAGTCGCAAAGGTGATATTAATGGGCGGACAGGACTTTAAGACTGCATGGGATATATAGATGAAAGAGCATGCCACAGAATGATACTGCAACCACAGAACATGCGCATAGCAGCTCCCTAGGTTCCTGTTGGTGGAGCACCCACGGAcgtcttcttcccaccttgggttcagaaaccgcaaTTAATCTGGTGAGACACCATGACTTATCCCACGACCAGAAGTCGACCGGATCTTGGGACTCAGTGAGGAATGTGGTAATTGGATTCATttatcacaaatcaataacatgtaGACATAAATACTTTAAAAACCATAACCAATGTTAACCATAAAACGAAACTCCAAAGTGAATAACATTTAAAAAcgttattacaaccacaaagctaatgtAGCATAAATGTTATAAATATGCATGAAAACCATGAAAAGAAATTAAGCCTACCAAACAATACTATTAGACACTCCAAAAGTATAATGCAGATTGACATGACTAAAATATGCACATCAAAGTCagacttcaaagcagatgatgatgacatTAGTAAATCATCAAACTTTGGTTAATAATAATTAGTTTTCAGGAATGGGCCATCCTTATTTCTTATACGAATTTGGACTTACATGTAATGGAATGGGCCAACACATTTGGGCAAACAAAAGGAAAGGCAAAATGTATgcggaaaaatcatctaactgggGTTACTCACTGTAAAAATACACTGGgttaattatctaagctgaaaagaaacaagaaaccacatttagattaCACTTCTCCTAGTGGGACGGCAGACAGGGAAGTTTCATCCAGCAGAGTGTTCATCATTGCGCAGCattagtagacagcagcatcaggacagtgcagaccaCGAGCGGCACATAGAACAGGCCAACTGTTCAGAACTTATTGGGCATATTACTACTGAACATCGTAAGTAAGTGGGGCAATTTAGGATTGATAACTTTAATTCTTCAGAAGACATCTAAGCATCATAGGGattaaggaaaagagagagagcagCACCATATCAAGGGTCATTAACAAGCTCACTAACTCAACAACAGAACTGAACTGactaaaagtttaaaaagtctCTTCCCTAACTATAAATGTCTAAGATTTCCAATTGGTACTCCAGGTCGGCTTACCTTGCGCACTAGTATCAATTTCCAATAAGAATTCTACAAGCCCATCAGGTTTGCaagtattctggattttctcaggaaAGATGCATGGTAATTatgatgaattcatacagttctgccaaaatatggtACTTATTTGTATGTTATAACTTTGGGATCCTATCTCACAACTCACAGAATGAGTTGACCAGTTCTCATTTGAAATGAATAAGTTTCTTGTCTTATTCAACAGCCAggacaaatactgttacatttgtaattttatcaaGACATGCtctctgtctttaatacaataggacaatCAACAACACGTCAGAAACCTGGGGGAAAAATTCAGTTCGGAgggaaacagaataaacaagtaattatcctctactgctgcaaaatgaatcttcaggcctagttccactaagaaagcctaaatacattcACGTGCAAATAATACATATAAAACCTATTACACATCTTACAAATTCGATCAAATAGGCAAACAAATTATTTAAATGCAAACGTTATTCACAACATATTAGGACACAATTTAATCGTGCATTCAGTTTTCTGCACCCATATAACCCACATTAATAAATTCACTTAAATCAATAaaagtacagttcattcatgttcatttaatactcttAATGTGCTTCATCTCTACTGTTTTTCTAAAAATAATTCTTTCAATGTTAGTTCATGTTAGTAGtttactcaaatataaatgcataacATCTTTTATGTCTTTTATGTCAAAACATGATGTCAAATGtgaatggaggccacattgtcagccatgattcaaacatgcacatttttcatgttattttcccttcaggcttttaaatgaaggtctGTAAGTCACcctatgctaacttctatgccactgtcaattggattttttttaattgttacttATTGTTCCAATAATAGCATACAGAAGCAGAATGGGAGCATGTTACCAAGTACCCATAGCAACAATGGAGAAACCAGTGCCACACAGAGGCAACATCTTGCCTGAGAGAAAGTACTTTCTTAGCTTCCTCATCAATGTAAAACACCTATCAAATTGTGGATATCCAAGATGCGCTTAGGGCTGATCTAAAATGCACTGTACAGTCATCCAGCCAATCATTAAAGGGGCCTCATCCCAACAAGCCAAAGGCTGAGGAGGGTTTACCCAAAGCTCCATCCCCTATGTGtctatatatgtgtatgcatatgtgttttTGTGCTGTGAGGTGTTTATATGTATGTACAGTAGTATTATGTATTGCagggtgtgtttcatggtgtgtgtATTAGAAATAACAGGTCTTGCCAGACAGCTGAAGCTGCCTATCAGAAGACCTAAAAAGAAACAAGTCCAGAATCTTACAGTTAAAAAGCAGATTACTTTTCAAACAGCTAAAATACACGAAACATATTTAAAGTATAATGCCTGTATTacagttcatttatttatttagtttactGTGGATATTTCTGTGATGTAGACCTCACCTTTGACGGTAAGATAGTACTTTAAAAAGCCACCGTATTATTCTAACTGCTTTTATGCATAACCGAAGCAGGGGTAGTCACATCTAAGGGGGGAAATAAGGTAGGACGTGACTGAGAAGGGGATGCAAATGAAGAATGGAgcttgtcaaattgtgcatgcaagTTGAACCGGTAAATTATGTGCATGAATTAACAGGAACGGAGTACTAGTGGAGTTTGGTTGGAGTTGGATGCTAACTTTCAAATGTGCAATTCACTTTTCTGTAAATACTGCTACCAAAATAACCCAGCATAATAAATCACTCTTGCATGTTTGCTGCTTTCTCTTTTGCCTACTATAAAAATAACCTGCTATTTATTTAATCCTATCAATAGTCATTAAATAGCTTGTGTCAAGTGTATCTTGTATTTGAGGAATTTCTGCAGATTACCATATTTCCTCATGGATTCAAATACTTTGACATCTCAGACATCCAACAGGGACGTGTTACCCTTCCTATAGCTGTTGATGATGATGCACTCTAGAATACAACTGTTATATTATCTTTGTTTCTCCTCTGAACTATGATTTGTTGGAAGGTATCCTGCCTTATTAATTTTGTAATGGCATTTTTCACATCCTTGTTTCTGAGAGTATAAATGAAAGGATTGAGGAGAGGAGTGACAACTGAATGAAACACAGATACCACTTTGCTCATCTCCGAATACTGTGCTCTTGGTCTGATGTACATGAAAGTCACTGTTGTAtaaaacatgaccacaatgatgagGTGGGAGCTGCAGGTGGAGAAGGCTTTACCTCGGCCTCTAGACTGAGGAATCCTCATAACAGTGCTGATAATGTAAATGTATGAGACCACGGTAAGCATGAATGAGCTCAACACAATAGTAAGAGCTAGAAGGAAGTCCAGTATTTCAATCAGCCTGGTGTCTGTGCAAGAGAGCTTCAACAAAGGATCGGCATCACAGAAAAAATGGTTAATTACATTTGAGCTACAAAAGGATAGCTGCAACACTAAAATACATGGTACCAGCATAGACACAAACCCCGTGCCCCATGAACAAAAAGCAGCCCAAGAGTATGCACTGCGAGTCATAACCGCATTGTATCGCAAAGGGTTGCATATAGCTAAATACCTGTCAAAGGCCATTACAGCCAGCAGAAGACACTGAGTGGATCCAAGAGAGAAAAAGACATAAAACTGTACGATACATCCAGACAATGAAATCATTTTACTCCTCATTAGGAAGTTGGCCATCAGTTTGGGGGTTGTCACAGTTGTGTACCAGATCTCCAGTAGTGATAAGTTACAGATGAAGAAGTACATAGGTGTGTGGAGATGACGGTCCCGCCTCACCACAAGAATAATGACGATGTTTGCTGTGACAGTCCAGGCGTATATAGTaccgaagataaagaaaaaaaatatctccAGCTGCTCTGTGTTTGGAAATCCCACCAGAAAGAATTCGGTCACCTCGGACTGATTTGTGATGTACATATTGAATTGATCCCCTTCTGCTTTCTGAAAATGAACATATTCCATAAATAAATCATTTACTTAAGTACCAGTCATGCTCAGTGGCTGTCTATACAACAACACTTAAGGAAAGAGTCTTTAACTTTCAATCTGTGTTTGaccatggatgtgtgagtggctatcAACCATCTGAAATTCGGCTATTGTTGAGATTTTGGACATGAATAAAAACCTTTTGGGTGGAGGGACGTATTAGCTGTAATGTTTGGAAGGTTACTTGTGGGCAAGTATTGAGTCACTGGGTGTGTTTGAAAGATGAATAAATTAGGATATTTCTCATCCTGTGCAAAAGAGTTAATGTTTCAGTGTCAAAAATATCAGGCATTAGGACCAGCTCTTCTGAAAGGTCCCTATGTTCTAGTTCAAGCTCCATTAtctaatttgtttgaaaaaacagtATTATTGGAAAACTCTTATTGCTGAGTTCATAATGTCTTCTGAAAAGGTGCCTGGGAGTGTAAACTGAAGCTGGTAAATTGATGTCTAATTTATCGATTTTCTGACCATGAAATTAGTGAGATCCCTGGCATGCAGTTCTGCAGCTTCATATCATGTTATAGAATCAAGCTACATTGTTGTATTATGTGAGACAGCCAGTAAGGCTCTACAGTAACTGGTATAACAATGGCTGATTAACTATGCATACTGGAAATTAGCTGAGATACAGAGTTCATTGGTGTTGTGCTGCTGCCCGTGCAGTACATGTTGAGCTGCACAGAAGTGACAAAATGTAGCCACTGTTAAAGCATCAGCAACCAACTATGCTATAGGTGAACAGGCACTGGTTGCCCCAGTTAAAGGTTCTTCCAAAAGAACCCTGGTAGACTGTGGGTAACTTACCATGTATCAGTGTCATCTATGGAGTTGTTATGTCTCCTGCTGATGTAGAGGGAGGAAGCATCAGACTCTAACCCTTTTATTGTCCTTTCTTGTCCATCTCTCATACTAGCAATTTTGAAACATTTGCTTGCACTCAAAGTGCTTGGTATGCACACAATATAATCACAAAACATATATAACGGTTTACACTATTAAAAACTTGATCAAAGGTCCCCAGATACTATATACGTGCAGGCGCCTCTCCACAGTGAGTCAGTTAAGGGATAATTGCTCTGGGAGAGCATGCTCATTTTAAGACTCAGAACGCTCCTCGGAAGAAAAAAGATGGAAGTGCAGAAGAAGTCAGAGGCACCACCACCTCAGCTCATGAGAAAGGTTTCGCCAGCAGCAGCACAGGCAACATCTAAATGAAGCGCCAGCTCCAGCATTGATCGGGATAGGATCCCATCCACTCACACAAGATTGTTGGAAAGAGGCTGTCACTGTAGGGCTGCACCTTCCACACTACCATCATACCCTCTGTCATTGAAAAATCTCAGAGACAAAGCTCCCCTCCTTTGGCTGACACCCACAGTACAATGTGAgcggtgggagccagcattgctcaaaAACGAGAATGTCCCACCCAGAGACAGACAATAGAGAGAAGATACTCAGTGGCCACATTTTCCCATTTGGGAAAAAGGGATACAAGTGGCACTGTCTCAATTAACATAGCATTCTGCAACTCAAATAACCCCAGTGCAGCAAAGCTGAACCTGGGGACCAAGCAGACTTCATCTAAGGACAGAACATGGACAACAACACATTTAAGAGAAATGGGTAGAAAATGTGGTAGAAGGGTGTCATCTTGTCAATCGAAACAGAAATACCATACTGAGGAAGGATGGGCTGGGTGAGAGATTCTTTAGGTCAGCCATCCATCTCACTCCAAGGGCTTCCATacaagtcaatgggtgacactcaAACAACACTCAACTTTACATTGGGATTTAGCAGGAATGCTCATTATCGCTGTTGCTCTTTGTGGTGTCCCTAGAATGTAGGGTGCAAAGCATATGGCCATAAAATGCCaaaaaggtatcaaattaatccaTGGTGAACTTAAACTAAACATCTTTATGGATGACATCCTCTCCAAAGCATCAGAACCAGAGTAGTCACTCACGGGCAGACTTGTTGAACAAATTAGAAAAGTATGAGATGGTATAATGTTTTGAAATTAATGAGGCACTTTCAGAGGGAGGCTCAGCCTTTCTCTCAAGAGACAGACTGCACGAATTGCAGTAAGTAACCACATTCAGGTGGTATGACACGCCCAATAATTCAAATACCTGCACACTGTCAGAAATCAGAACAAAGCCTGtgggacatatgcaaagcagcaagtcaccttgctgctctacaACACAGGGAAAGTGCAGGACTGTGCCATTTTTATCCCGGTACGACACAGTAATGTCCTTtcccttgtgatggcacacactggGCTGCctagtgcagcatgcagcacaaacctccttgttatgcctcatctggggaggtgtacgtttttggtgcattcccaggtctaccacttctggtaaatctggaatgTGTCAAActctatggatgttgcatgggaacacccatgtgacACCGATGAAACACCTCCCTGGCATAGAATAAGACAATTAAGCGATTTGCGCTGCGTTACTTTACTCaaaatttatgaagccactcaggaccatgcaaggtgatcttgtgtggcttcataaatctcatttttgagTTTCATCTCTCTTGCACAATGTCTCGTGGTGCAAGAATGATGCAACGGCGATCGTAAATATACCCCATATCGTCATTGTGGAAAGGGGTCAAAGAGGATTTGTGCAGTTCGAAACACACTGTTGTGTCTTGGGTGGGGAACATTGCAGTCTCCAAGATATCCATCTTGTTGAATTTTTGGTTCATATTTCAAGCATTCCCTCCACATAATATGAAAACTACCTTTGTAAAGCTACAGCTTTTTGAGATATATACCTCCCTTCTCGTTCCTAGGTTAGCAATGATCTATACCGCTGCCTTTCAACCTGGATGTTTACCCCTGACTATGAAACAAGAAAACATATTCCCATTTCCATTGCAAGGTTTTAGCCCTTATCAATGCTAAAGATTGCTTATAAAATCCTAGTCAAAGTCATTGTTAACCGTATAACACTTAGCTTATCCCAGCTTATTCACCCGATCAAACTGGATTGTACAAGGTTTTAACACATCTGGTAATATCTGAAGACTTTTCCGTGACAAACGGTATCACCTGATGCAACATGCTCATTGTGGTATCTTGAGATTTTCAGAAAGCCTCCAACTGATTGAGCTGGAGGTATCTAAAAGTGGTGCTCCCATACTCAAATGCATGGGCTTTCAAGAAGTCTTTATGAGATGGGTGTTCCTTATCTCAGCACATGCAGAAGGTACGGATTTCAGATACCAATTTACCTAGGGGAATTAGACAGAGGTGCTGCAAGAAATTGGAAAATTAGTTGAAGGGAGTGAGAACCCACTTAAAATATTAAACACAATCTTCATCAGGGTGTATCTTTGAAGTCAATAAATAGACCTGTGCTTCACCCTCTTGTAGTTTGGTATAAAGCATTCTGCAAAGACACTGTGTAAAGTATTATTGCAGCACTTAAGttgtaataaagtgagaacacaatacaagaaaaatcccaagtcaatgtacattttaatacatggcattacaccaaaacaacaattaTCCAAAacgtaaaaacaaatatataattttttttagattGAATTAAACATTGCACCAAAAAGCCCAAAGAGCAAGACTGGGTCGAAGGCAAAAGGTAAGGTTGGCTGCAATGGAGTTCAGTTTGGCTACAGGGACTAGGGTCCCCTTGGTATAAAGCTCTTGACTTAGAAACCTCGATACagcaatggagcacaggttggatacaggtTTTGTCTTGGTAGAAAGCTTACCTTCTGTCTAAGAAACCTTTGCAGAGCAAAAGTTGAGGGGTCGACGGGGCAAGCTGCAAGCTCAATATGAAGTGAGGCTCAATGATGGCAAATTGCTGAAGTGCGTTGTCCCAGTGTAGTCTTCTGCTTAGGTGTGAAAGCTTTGAGCAGGCACAGTCCGTGCCCAGGAAGTCCTCAATGGAGATCAGATGCTCCTGAGCATCAATCCTGGTGCAAGCTTTTAAGTTCAGAAATATAATTTTTTCTTCTTAAGGTCAGAGCTCCTTCAGCGGGCAAGCCAGCTAGTTGAGGCTgttcattgtcaatgactgcagcttcGATGGGGAACCCGGTCTCCACTGATTCCTCAGGCAAAAAGTTCACTTatggagtacactctaacaccagccaaagaTACAGGACCTGGAGGGGATCACTTGGCTGGGTTGGGGCCAATGTTCCCTCGAAGTTGTTTTCCTGTGAGTGGTAATGAAGAGTCTCTGTACTGTGCAGCCAATGCAACTGAGCAAGACACAAAAACAGTGATTTATGCCGcttcaaggattttttttaaacaaacacaagTAGATGTATCTGACTCCAAATTTGGCTGCATGTGATATGCTACTGACACGGATGACGCCAGAGAGCACACCATGCAAAGCAGATAAACAAACTGCACAGCAACATGATTATAGCCAATGGCAGCATTTAATATGCTGGGAAATTAATTGGAAGCATTCA encodes:
- the LOC138301599 gene encoding olfactory receptor 287-like, producing the protein MYITNQSEVTEFFLVGFPNTEQLEIFFFFIFGTIYAWTVTANIVIILVVRRDRHLHTPMYFFICNLSLLEIWYTTVTTPKLMANFLMRSKMISLSGCIVQFYVFFSLGSTQCLLLAVMAFDRYLAICNPLRYNAVMTRSAYSWAAFCSWGTGFVSMLVPCILVLQLSFCSSNVINHFFCDADPLLKLSCTDTRLIEILDFLLALTIVLSSFMLTVVSYIYIISTVMRIPQSRGRGKAFSTCSSHLIIVVMFYTTVTFMYIRPRAQYSEMSKVVSVFHSVVTPLLNPFIYTLRNKDVKNAITKLIRQDTFQQIIVQRRNKDNITVVF